The window AGCTTGTACGTTATGGCGTACGCTTTGCCGTGGAGGTACTGACTGTGACTGCTATAAGTGCGACGTCGGCGCGGGCGAATTTGTATCGGTTGATTGACCAGGTGAACGCCGAGTCTCAGCCCCTGACGATTACAGGGCAACGGGGCAATGCGGTGTTGGTCAGCGAGGCTGACTGGCAGGCGATCCAGGAGACCTTGTTCTTGGAGTCGGTGCCGGGAATGGTCGAGTCGATCCATCAGGCTCGCGCTGAGGGTGTCGAGGCCGGTTCT is drawn from Dermatophilaceae bacterium Sec6.4 and contains these coding sequences:
- a CDS encoding type II toxin-antitoxin system Phd/YefM family antitoxin, translated to MTAISATSARANLYRLIDQVNAESQPLTITGQRGNAVLVSEADWQAIQETLFLESVPGMVESIHQARAEGVEAGSRDLDW